A part of Antechinus flavipes isolate AdamAnt ecotype Samford, QLD, Australia chromosome 6, AdamAnt_v2, whole genome shotgun sequence genomic DNA contains:
- the CLDN23 gene encoding claudin-23 produces the protein MRTPVVMTLGLVLAPCGLLLCLVCTLTPGWRQATGFLDQPVDLLVTQGLWDMCREQSSRESQCGLPDELGYYSAEPVRAARALTVTGLATTAVGLLMASLGVRCWHNKPRAWLAGASGLVLFAAGLLGLIPVAWYRHVLQNRTVLPAQPSPVQLRVGYSLVLGFLGSCLLLVGGFSLALSFAQVCEECAHRPKAYPATRRGSLNTVQIQWPEAPIVPSILSQRNQNRLQPQGGPKPRVGFRMPRPAAYTNPEDVLKGEQSSSRHPGSISTLPCDSDL, from the coding sequence ATGAGGACGCCAGTGGTCATGACCCTGGGTTTAGTGCTGGCCCCCTGCGGCTTGTTACTGTGCCTGGTCTGCACGCTGACGCCGGGCTGGCGGCAGGCAACAGGTTTCCTCGATCAACCGGTGGACTTGCTGGTGACCCAGGGACTCTGGGACATGTGTAGAGAGCAGAGCAGTCGCGAAAGCCAGTGCGGGCTGCCGGACGAGCTGGGGTATTATTCCGCGGAGCCGGTGCGGGCGGCTCGCGCTCTGACAGTCACGGGACTGGCCACCACAGCCGTGGGGCTGCTGATGGCCTCTCTGGGGGTGCGCTGCTGGCACAACAAGCCCCGCGCCTGGCTGGCCGGAGCCTCGGGGCTCGTGCTCTTTGCCGCTGGCCTCCTAGGACTCATCCCGGTGGCTTGGTACAGGCACGTCCTGCAAAACCGCACCGTTCTTCCCGCGCAGCCCAGCCCTGTCCAGCTGCGAGTTGGCTACAGCTTAGTGCTAGGCTTTCTGGGCAGTTGCCTGTTGCTAGTGGGGGGCTTCTCCCTGGCACTCAGCTTCGCCCAGGTCTGCGAAGAGTGTGCCCACCGTCCCAAGGCATACCCGGCTACGCGCCGCGGCAGCCTTAATACGGTGCAGATACAATGGCCTGAAGCTCCCATCGTTCCATCGATCTTGTCCCAGCGCAACCAGAACCGGCTTCAGCCTCAGGGTGGCCCGAAGCCCCGAGTGGGCTTCAGGATGCCTCGGCCTGCAGCCTATACGAACCCAGAAGATGTACTGAAGGGAGAGCAAAGCAGCAGCCGGCATCCTGGCTCCATTAGCACACTGCCCTGTGACTCAGACCTCTAA